The stretch of DNA AGTGTGCCCGCCAGTGGAGTCATCCGCTGCGCGCGTCCCGGCCCACGGTCTCAGAACGGTAATTCCTCATCGGTTCCGGGCGACGCCCACCCCGCCGTCACCGGCTGCGCCTCGCCGCCGCGCCGACCGTCGGCCGTCTCACCGTTCGGCGCGTCACCGCTGGAACCGCCGGAGCTCGTTGAGGTCGGACTCAGCACGGTGGTCCCCCGCCGCAGGTCGTGCCCCAGCGCGTCGGCCGTGATGGTCACATCGAGCCGCTCCGCTCCCGCATCGTCGCGCCACGTCCGCTGCTCGAGCCTTCCCCTCACGACGATCTGCTCGCCGACCTTGAGGGAATCCATGGCGTTGTCGCCGAGCCCCCGCCACGCCTTGACGGAGTACCAGTTGGTGCCGAGGTCGACCCACCGCCCGGCCTTCTCGTCGTAGCGGCTGCTGTTCGTCGCCATGCGGAACGAGACGAACGACCCGCTGTCGCCCACCTCGATCCGGCGTGGTGCCGTCGCGACGCGTCCGGTCGCGGAGATGTGATCGGTCATCAGGGTCCTCGTTTCTCGATGTGGTGCGGTGGTCTCCCCGACGTCCGACGACGTGCCGGTGCCGCCGGACATCGGGGAGCACGTCGATGATCCACGCCGGCTGCCCCGCCCTGCCGGCGATATCGGGCATCGGTGCAGTCCGACCGCGATTCGCGACCTGGGGAGGATCAGCGCGTGCGGTACCGACGCACGGCGGCATCCCCTCGGAGACGACGAACGCCCCGCCGGATCGGCGGGGCGTTCAAGGCGAAGAGAACCTCAGTGCTCTTCGAAGGTCACATCGGATCCGCGGTGGGCGGTGACCGCTCGCTTGGCGATCTCGAGCGTCTCGTAGACGCTCGACGAGCCGTCGCGGTCGAG from Herbiconiux sp. L3-i23 encodes:
- a CDS encoding single-stranded DNA-binding protein, which codes for MTDHISATGRVATAPRRIEVGDSGSFVSFRMATNSSRYDEKAGRWVDLGTNWYSVKAWRGLGDNAMDSLKVGEQIVVRGRLEQRTWRDDAGAERLDVTITADALGHDLRRGTTVLSPTSTSSGGSSGDAPNGETADGRRGGEAQPVTAGWASPGTDEELPF